TATATAATAAGGTTTGTTCCTGCTGTCCGCTATATCTTTTTTTCGTGCCTCAAAAAAGGATGCCGCTTCCATCAGGAGTAACAGCTAAGGTTTGGCTCTGTTTATAGTGTTTTTTGTTACCTTTACCAAACTTAAAAAAAAGCATCATGAATTCAGAAATAAGACAGCTTCAACCCACACAACTTTGGAATAAATTCGCCGATTTAAACGCCGTGCCTCGACCTTCAAAAAAAGAGGAACGCGTTATTGCTTTTATTAAAAATTTTGGTGAAAGCTTAGGTTTAGAAACTATGGTGGACGAAGTTGGGAATGTTATTATTAAAAAACCAGCCACTGCAGGCATGGAAAATAGAACCACTGTTGTTATGCAATCGCATTTAGATATGGTGCATCAAAAAAACAACGATACTGAATTCGATTTTGATTCACAGGGTATTGAGATGTACGTTGATGGTGATTGGGTTAAAGCCAAAGGAACTACTTTGGGTGCAGATAACGGTTTGGGGGTAGCTACTATTATGGCTGTTTTAGAAAGCAAAGACCTACCACACCCTGCTATTGAAGCGTTATTTACTATTGACGAAGAAACGGGGATGACGGGTGCTATGGGTTTAAAAGGAGGATTGCTTTCTGGAGGCATTTTGTTGAATTTAGATACCGAAGAAGACGATGAGATTGGAGTTGGTTGCGCAGGTGGTATGGATGTTACAGCCACCAGAACCTATGAAGAAGAAGAAACACCCGAATTTAAAATCGGATTTAAAATAGCAGTTAAAGGATTACAAGGTGGCCATTCAGGAATGCAGATTCATGAAGGTTTAGGAAATTCCAATAAAATAATGAATCGTTTATTGTTTGATGGTTTTGAAAACTTCGGACTTCGAATTTCAGAAATTGAGGGTGGTAGTTTGCGTAACGCCATTCCTAGAGAAAGTACAGCGATAGTTGCTATAGATGCTGTGCATGAAGCAACCTTTTTAACTGAAATAAATGAATTGGCCGAAACTATAAAAACTGAGTTTAAAACCATGGAACCCGATTTAAAAATAGAGGTTTCTAGTTGTGAAATTCCTAAGACTATTATGGACTTAGGAGTACAAGAAGGTTTTACAAGAGCTTTATATGCGGCTCAAAACGGTGTGTATAGAATGAGTGCCGATATTCCAGAGTTAGTGGAGACCTCAAATAATATCGCTAGAGTAGTGGTTAAAGAAGGGCATATTCACGTAGGGTGTTTAACACGTTCGTCGGTTGAAAGCTCTAAAATAGATTTAGCAAATACCTTGCGTTCTACTTTTGAATTAACAGGCTGCGAAGTTGAGTTTTCGGGTGATTATCCTGGTTGGACACCTAATATGAAGTCGCCTATTTTAAAAGTGCTATCTAAAATATATAAAGATATGAATGGTGAAGAAGCACATATTGCAGCGTGTCATGCTGGTTTAGAGTGTGGTATTCTTGGGCAAAATTACCCAGAGATGGATATGATAAGTTTTGGACCTACTATAAAAGGAGCACATTCTCCTGATGAGCGTGCTCAAATTTCATCTGCTCAAAAATATTGGAAGTTTGTATTGGAGGTTTTGAAGCAGATTCCTGTGAATAGGTAGAGTGGTTTGTTTAATGTTTTTGTGAGTTTCTAGTCATTCATTTGTTAGTTCATTTATTTTATCTTCTGTATACTTCATACTCGGGCTAAGATGAAGTCCTCTGTCTACAATATGTCCATTTTTGTCGATTAGGATATAATATGGAATGGCATTAAATTCCATGAGATCTTGTAAAGATTGTCTTTGCATATCATCTACTCGATATTGTTGACCTCCATCAAGTTTGAATTCTGATAAAAGTTCTTTCCATCTATTTTCATTTCCATAGATGCACATATATACAAATGCAATATCTTGTTGTTTGAATTTTGATATTAATAATTTTGAAGCAGGCATTTCTTTAATACAGGGCGGACATGTAGTTCCCCATATATCCAAATAAATGACCTTTCCTTTATTATCTTCTAGAATCTTACTAAAGGTTTCTTCAATAGGACTGCCTTTCATTTTTTGTAATAAAGCAGTTGTTTTTTCTTTTGGGCTTTTTAAATTATTAGTAGCCTTTTCGAAAGTTTCTTGAAGTGATTTTTTTATAAAGGGTTCACTTATTTTGGTCTCTAGAACAACTTTATTTCTTTGATAGCTATCTAGCATATTGTTGCTTATCAATTCTTTGTACAAACCACTATAGACTAGTTGATTTAATAGGTTATTTGATGAATGATTACTAACTAATTTTATGAATAAAGCATCGGTTGTTGCTATTTTATCTGTAATTGAACTTATTAAATCTATTTCTGGATATTGCTCTCTGAACTTTGGAAATAGTATACTTTTATTATACTGCATTATTCTATTTTCCATTACTTTCCAGCAAATTAGTTTGTTAAGTGTTAACGGCAGAATCTCTTTGGTATAATCAAAATAATCATTTGGAAGGTTTTCGTTATTCCAACTATATTTATCTAAAAAATAGTAATAAGTCTCTAAAGCAAATAATGCGGTCCAATTTTTAGCTTCGTTCGTTGGATGCTGTTTTTCTACAAATGTTTTATAAGTATTGAGTTGTCGTTCTTTTAATAAACTAATTTCAACTAAAAAATCTTCTAATCTTTTTTTAATAGATTCACTTTCGTTGATTGCTTCATAGCCTAGATTGTTTTCTTCGCGTAATATTTGAAATTCGACGATTTGGTTATTAGTTTTAGCACCATCTCCACTAAATTTCACGGCTTTTAAGAAAGATAATTGTTTTTCTTGTGCTTCAAATTCTAAATGGATACTATCTCCTGGGTGGTAAATAAAATGAACTCTGACACCCATATTCCCATTTGAAATAGTGGCATCTAAGGGCATATAACTTTTAAATTTATATTTAAAGTTTCCTGTGCTATCAATATTTAGTAATACAATCGATTCTTTTACCCCTGGTTGTGAATAAATAAAGTTTACCGTGGTATTCTTACCATTAAATTGATGTATTCGTCCTGTAACTACAACTTGTTTTTTTCGTTGTATGTATTCGTTTTAGTGCTGGAGAGGCTAATAAAAAAGATAGCAAGTAATAAACAATTTTTAGTAAAGGTCATGAGTATTTTTTGTAATTGATGATAATAATCTTGTGTATGAAGTATAAGGTAAAATAAGAGTAGCTATTTTAAATTTGTATGTTTTTTGTTTTTCCATTTTTTGTGACAATAGCAAAAGCCCCTTCAATTTTCATAGTATCATACTCGCATGGAATAATAACTTTTCCATCCAGATTCATCAATCCATGCTTGTTATATTTTGAAACAAAAACAAAATTATTGTCAACTTTAAATTTGTCGTATTCGCATGGAATGATTGTTTTTCCGTCCAGATTCATTAATCCATACTTATTGTATTTAGAAACAAAGACAAAACTTCCTTCGATTTCAAATCCATGATATTCGCAAGGAATGATTGTTTCTCCATCAAGATTCATCAATCCACGTTTGTTGTTTTTCAAAGTAAATACAAAACTTTGTTCAACTTCAAATCTGTCATAAATGCATGGAATGATTGTTTCTCCATCTAAATTCATTAATCCTTGTTTATTTCCATTTAAAGTAACAATAAAACCTCCTTCAATTTCAAACCTATCATATTCACAAGGAACAATTACTTTTCCGTCTAGATTTATCAAACCACGTTTATGATTTTTAAAGGGGATTATAAAGCGTCCTTCAAATACAAATTTATCATATATGCAAGGAACTATTATTTTACCATCTAGAGTCACCAAACCATGCTTATTGTTTTTTGTAACAAACACATAATTACCTTCGATTTTATATTCGTCGAAATCCTTGGTGTAATCAACTTTTTTGTCCTGAATTTCTAATTTAGTATTTTGTTCTTTTTTAGGGTTTTTGTCTTGCCTTTTTAATACTGTTTCCTGTTCCTTTTTAGGTGTCTTAGATTGTGCATCAATACTAAATATATTGATACATATAAACGTTAATATTAAAATAGAAGTAGATAAGATTGAAATTTTTTTCATTGCATTTGTTTTAAAATTAAAGAGATCTTTTATATACCATAAAAATGTATGGCTTTTCAATTTTGAATTTTGATTCTCAGTTTCAAAAAAATCAACTCCTAGAGTTTCAGAAATAATTTTAATAGTAGAGCTTCGTGGTTTAACAGCGCCAGATTCTATGCGCTGGATAGTACGTGTAGTAATATTACATTTTTCAGCAACATCTGTTTGTGTAAGACCTCTAGCTTTTCTGATTTTAATAAGTTGTTTTCCGAAATCTAGTGTTTTCATTCAAATTGAATTTTAAGTAAAATTATTAGCAATCAAGATGCAATCCAAAAATCAGCGTTGCTTTATGCACGACATTTATACGACATTTGGTTTTAAGTATAGTGTAATCAGTGTTTTTTGTTAATTTATTTTAGTCCAATTATACTTTTTACCCTTGTACTATTTGGATTTCGAAAACGCCACCATTTTCATTTCTGATAAACTTTAGTGTAGCATTGGCTTTTTTAGATTCAAATAGGCCATCTCCAATTGGTAGAAGATCGACTCCAGTTCCTGGCTGACTTGGTTATGTCAAAATCAATTGATCAGCTAGTATTATTATTTCCATTGTT
The genomic region above belongs to Mariniflexile litorale and contains:
- a CDS encoding aminoacyl-histidine dipeptidase, which produces MNSEIRQLQPTQLWNKFADLNAVPRPSKKEERVIAFIKNFGESLGLETMVDEVGNVIIKKPATAGMENRTTVVMQSHLDMVHQKNNDTEFDFDSQGIEMYVDGDWVKAKGTTLGADNGLGVATIMAVLESKDLPHPAIEALFTIDEETGMTGAMGLKGGLLSGGILLNLDTEEDDEIGVGCAGGMDVTATRTYEEEETPEFKIGFKIAVKGLQGGHSGMQIHEGLGNSNKIMNRLLFDGFENFGLRISEIEGGSLRNAIPRESTAIVAIDAVHEATFLTEINELAETIKTEFKTMEPDLKIEVSSCEIPKTIMDLGVQEGFTRALYAAQNGVYRMSADIPELVETSNNIARVVVKEGHIHVGCLTRSSVESSKIDLANTLRSTFELTGCEVEFSGDYPGWTPNMKSPILKVLSKIYKDMNGEEAHIAACHAGLECGILGQNYPEMDMISFGPTIKGAHSPDERAQISSAQKYWKFVLEVLKQIPVNR
- a CDS encoding TlpA disulfide reductase family protein, producing MPLDATISNGNMGVRVHFIYHPGDSIHLEFEAQEKQLSFLKAVKFSGDGAKTNNQIVEFQILREENNLGYEAINESESIKKRLEDFLVEISLLKERQLNTYKTFVEKQHPTNEAKNWTALFALETYYYFLDKYSWNNENLPNDYFDYTKEILPLTLNKLICWKVMENRIMQYNKSILFPKFREQYPEIDLISSITDKIATTDALFIKLVSNHSSNNLLNQLVYSGLYKELISNNMLDSYQRNKVVLETKISEPFIKKSLQETFEKATNNLKSPKEKTTALLQKMKGSPIEETFSKILEDNKGKVIYLDIWGTTCPPCIKEMPASKLLISKFKQQDIAFVYMCIYGNENRWKELLSEFKLDGGQQYRVDDMQRQSLQDLMEFNAIPYYILIDKNGHIVDRGLHLSPSMKYTEDKINELTNE
- a CDS encoding WG repeat-containing protein, whose translation is MKTLDFGKQLIKIRKARGLTQTDVAEKCNITTRTIQRIESGAVKPRSSTIKIISETLGVDFFETENQNSKLKSHTFLWYIKDLFNFKTNAMKKISILSTSILILTFICINIFSIDAQSKTPKKEQETVLKRQDKNPKKEQNTKLEIQDKKVDYTKDFDEYKIEGNYVFVTKNNKHGLVTLDGKIIVPCIYDKFVFEGRFIIPFKNHKRGLINLDGKVIVPCEYDRFEIEGGFIVTLNGNKQGLMNLDGETIIPCIYDRFEVEQSFVFTLKNNKRGLMNLDGETIIPCEYHGFEIEGSFVFVSKYNKYGLMNLDGKTIIPCEYDKFKVDNNFVFVSKYNKHGLMNLDGKVIIPCEYDTMKIEGAFAIVTKNGKTKNIQI